A single Brachybacterium sillae DNA region contains:
- a CDS encoding DUF3710 domain-containing protein: MGLFSRRRPETDGTTDPDPTPTTSSTTPSPAVDTVASEPAPTAPVEGGDPTAGLRAAAVDLSQAGEGPYDEADAPDRDRIDLGGLQVPLVDGLELRLEMDQRSRTVTGANLIMDGSALQVQAFAAPRSRGLWEEVRRTLAQSIREQGGTAEQREGAYGQELLARLPAHRPDGRAGYRPARILGVDGPRWLLRAVLTGPAVQDADAAARFENLISHLVVVRGREAMAPQELIPLHLPGARPGLVQREGVGPLDPLARGPEITEIG; this comes from the coding sequence ATGGGACTGTTCTCGCGACGTCGTCCCGAGACCGACGGCACCACTGACCCCGACCCCACTCCCACGACGTCCTCGACCACGCCGTCGCCCGCGGTGGACACGGTGGCCTCAGAGCCCGCGCCCACCGCGCCCGTCGAGGGCGGCGACCCGACCGCGGGTCTGCGCGCTGCGGCCGTGGACCTCTCCCAGGCCGGCGAGGGCCCGTACGATGAGGCCGACGCCCCCGACCGGGACCGCATCGACCTCGGCGGCCTGCAGGTGCCGCTCGTCGACGGTCTGGAACTGCGGCTCGAGATGGACCAGCGCAGCCGCACCGTCACCGGGGCGAACCTGATCATGGACGGCTCGGCCCTGCAGGTGCAGGCCTTCGCCGCCCCCCGCAGCCGGGGGCTGTGGGAGGAGGTGCGCCGCACCCTCGCACAGAGCATCCGGGAGCAGGGTGGCACCGCGGAGCAGCGCGAGGGTGCCTATGGGCAGGAGCTCCTCGCCCGTCTGCCCGCGCATCGTCCGGACGGCCGCGCCGGGTACCGGCCCGCGCGGATCCTCGGCGTCGACGGGCCGCGCTGGTTGCTGCGTGCGGTGCTCACGGGTCCTGCCGTGCAGGACGCCGACGCGGCGGCGCGTTTCGAGAACCTGATCTCCCATCTCGTGGTGGTGCGCGGCCGGGAGGCCATGGCCCCGCAGGAGCTGATCCCGCTGCACCTGCCCGGTGCGCGGCCCGGTCTGGTGCAGCGTGAGGGCGTCGGCCCCCTGGACCCCCTGGCTCGTGGCCCCGAGATCACGGAGATCGGATGA
- a CDS encoding DUF5998 family protein, whose amino-acid sequence MTSDSSGADRRTLDGALPPDLMADLEHAGYFPQTAAASLTQSLRGARVLAHLVRPEATFDGDQLRRHLTVLVLTDRHLIMSHLDDELADELNPSQVVATTDRVRLSRVDMVGLSQVFDTDGQRVRGTEAEVTLGISWRGARRIDMERAYCDDPQCQADHGYTGTSTPADLALRISARADGDEAVRNALAFHARLSDALEEFEG is encoded by the coding sequence ATGACCAGCGACTCCTCCGGTGCCGACCGACGCACCCTCGACGGCGCGCTGCCGCCGGACCTGATGGCGGACCTGGAACACGCCGGGTACTTCCCCCAGACCGCCGCAGCGAGCCTCACCCAGTCCCTGCGGGGCGCTCGGGTGCTGGCCCACCTGGTGCGGCCGGAGGCGACCTTCGACGGCGACCAACTGCGCCGGCACCTGACCGTGCTGGTGCTCACCGACCGCCACCTGATCATGTCCCACCTGGACGATGAGCTCGCCGACGAACTCAACCCCAGCCAGGTGGTGGCCACCACCGACCGGGTGCGCCTCTCCCGCGTGGACATGGTGGGCCTGTCGCAGGTGTTCGACACCGACGGACAACGGGTGCGCGGCACCGAGGCGGAGGTGACACTCGGCATCTCCTGGCGGGGCGCCCGCCGCATCGACATGGAACGGGCCTACTGCGACGACCCGCAGTGCCAGGCCGACCACGGATACACCGGCACCTCCACCCCGGCGGACCTCGCCCTGCGCATCAGCGCCCGGGCCGATGGCGACGAGGCCGTGCGCAACGCCCTCGCCTTCCACGCGCGCCTGTCCGATGCGCTCGAGGAGTTCGAGGGCTGA
- a CDS encoding alkaline phosphatase family protein → MTRPVTHPEPVPHPALDPATDDLDLLLPPSPPGDRAEDPRALWSATTRPGVADLLTPLLPPRDVAAAAGEPSVTGRDVVVLVDGLGARLLQEHRSLTPTLRRLTDESTAVTTTAPATTASAMATLLTGRSPLEHGVLGYTGLHPHEDRAVSQLTGADDVDPDTWIPVSGLAERSARRAVHVGPRRHDGSHFTRAAYRGWDIVTHRRPDQVLDAVRTAVRHAGDDGLLLVHLTEVDHAGHGHGVASRQWREALEGADSTLAALLRVLPTGTRVTITADHGMVDARDDQRVDLATWPELDGRLRAVAGDPRALGLRLQHPQEAAAIGARIEERTQGLLRAVPRPQLLRMGLYGPSGTSMTPELTARVPDLLLLGTRHATVAHSRLAPRTAPPEIGVHGAPTARELAIPLVRTVV, encoded by the coding sequence GTGACCCGTCCCGTGACCCATCCCGAGCCCGTGCCGCACCCCGCCCTGGATCCCGCCACCGACGACCTGGACCTGCTGCTTCCCCCGTCACCCCCGGGAGACCGGGCGGAGGACCCCCGGGCCCTCTGGTCGGCGACGACGCGCCCGGGGGTCGCAGACCTGCTGACGCCGCTGCTGCCTCCCCGCGACGTCGCGGCAGCCGCAGGGGAGCCGTCCGTGACCGGCCGCGACGTGGTGGTGCTGGTCGACGGTCTGGGGGCACGGCTGCTGCAGGAGCACCGTTCCCTCACCCCGACGCTGCGACGCCTCACCGACGAGTCCACCGCCGTCACCACCACGGCCCCAGCGACCACCGCCTCCGCCATGGCCACGCTGCTGACCGGCCGCAGCCCGCTCGAGCACGGCGTGCTCGGTTACACCGGCCTGCACCCGCACGAGGACCGGGCGGTCTCACAGCTGACCGGTGCCGACGACGTCGACCCCGACACCTGGATCCCGGTGTCCGGCCTCGCGGAACGCTCTGCCCGCCGCGCCGTCCACGTCGGGCCGCGTCGCCACGACGGCAGCCATTTCACCCGCGCCGCCTACCGCGGGTGGGACATCGTCACGCACCGCCGCCCGGACCAGGTGCTGGACGCGGTGCGCACGGCGGTCCGCCACGCCGGCGATGACGGGCTGCTGCTGGTGCACCTGACGGAGGTCGACCACGCCGGACACGGGCACGGCGTCGCCTCCCGTCAGTGGCGCGAAGCCCTCGAAGGGGCCGACTCGACCCTCGCCGCGCTGCTGCGGGTCCTGCCCACCGGCACCCGCGTCACCATCACCGCCGACCACGGCATGGTCGACGCCCGTGACGATCAGCGGGTGGACCTCGCCACCTGGCCGGAGCTCGACGGACGCCTCCGCGCGGTCGCCGGGGATCCCCGGGCGCTCGGGCTGCGACTGCAGCATCCGCAGGAGGCCGCAGCGATCGGCGCCCGCATCGAGGAACGCACCCAGGGCCTGCTACGGGCCGTGCCGCGCCCCCAGCTGCTCCGGATGGGACTCTACGGACCCAGCGGGACGTCGATGACCCCCGAGCTCACGGCGCGCGTCCCGGACCTGCTGCTGCTGGGGACACGCCACGCCACGGTGGCGCACAGCCGCCTCGCCCCGCGCACCGCACCCCCGGAGATCGGCGTGCACGGTGCACCGACGGCCCGGGAACTCGCGATCCCCCTCGTCCGCACCGTCGTCTGA
- the sepH gene encoding septation protein SepH, which produces MRELELEGIHDDGDHVILRDSDGETYALRIDEALRAAVRRDRPALGALRAESAGPLRPREIQAMLRSGHTAEEIAAAREIDIEHIRRYEGPVLAERRFLAERAQRFAVGRGGGPTLGQIVTERLRARQADPDVQWDAWRHDDGTWTVQLRFAAGGREREAHWRVDPPLQSVAASDDEGRWLIDDDEPLPQPHRARGRLSAVKSAVYDVEADGDIEGQRRGLGAAAPDGRGRRPADVGGSAPRADRGQRSAQHPSTFGEEDLDALNARRGLRPVPVTPTEDDPDEPVWESLEDTADELTGRSGATAGDDPAGGSASGSADEEALREHDCEDLAAEEDDPELVDPDRDPAELADERTADERDDRYRDEGYVEGESADEDDPDAVGDAAVATDDIDGGHGAPQRDGERSPRLRTVPGPRRPEDPLPSAEDTIELTPLPGFDEERSGSAAAQDGEDGSDQDSGTDRPAAQQPTRGRRGGKDGRSTRSKGSKRASVPSWDEIVFGSRHD; this is translated from the coding sequence ATGCGAGAGCTCGAGCTCGAGGGGATCCACGACGACGGGGACCACGTCATTCTGCGGGACTCCGACGGCGAGACCTACGCGCTGCGGATCGATGAGGCCCTGCGCGCCGCCGTACGTCGTGACCGCCCGGCGCTGGGGGCTCTGCGCGCCGAGTCCGCCGGGCCGCTGCGGCCCCGTGAGATCCAGGCGATGCTGCGCTCCGGCCACACCGCCGAGGAGATCGCCGCAGCCCGCGAGATCGACATCGAGCACATCCGCCGCTATGAGGGGCCCGTTCTCGCGGAGCGACGGTTCCTGGCCGAACGGGCACAGCGTTTCGCGGTGGGTCGCGGCGGGGGCCCGACCCTGGGGCAGATCGTCACGGAACGTCTGCGGGCCCGCCAGGCGGACCCCGACGTGCAGTGGGATGCGTGGCGGCATGACGACGGCACCTGGACGGTGCAGCTGCGCTTCGCGGCCGGCGGCCGGGAGCGCGAGGCGCACTGGCGGGTCGACCCGCCGTTGCAGAGCGTCGCGGCGTCCGATGACGAGGGCCGCTGGCTGATCGACGATGACGAGCCGCTGCCGCAGCCGCACCGCGCGCGGGGGCGCCTGTCGGCGGTGAAGTCCGCCGTGTATGACGTCGAGGCCGACGGTGACATCGAGGGGCAGCGTCGGGGCCTGGGCGCCGCCGCTCCGGACGGGCGCGGTCGTCGCCCCGCCGATGTGGGTGGCTCCGCTCCCCGCGCGGACCGAGGGCAACGCTCCGCGCAGCATCCGTCCACCTTCGGGGAGGAGGACCTGGACGCTCTCAATGCTCGGCGCGGTCTGCGCCCCGTCCCGGTGACACCGACCGAGGACGACCCGGACGAGCCGGTGTGGGAGAGCCTCGAGGACACCGCGGACGAGCTCACCGGGCGGTCGGGGGCGACGGCCGGGGACGACCCGGCAGGCGGCTCCGCGAGCGGTTCGGCGGATGAGGAGGCTCTGCGCGAGCACGACTGCGAGGACCTCGCCGCGGAGGAGGACGACCCGGAGCTCGTGGATCCCGACCGGGACCCCGCCGAGCTGGCCGACGAGCGCACGGCGGACGAGCGGGACGACCGGTACCGCGACGAGGGGTACGTCGAGGGCGAGTCCGCTGACGAGGATGACCCGGACGCCGTCGGCGACGCCGCGGTGGCGACGGATGACATCGACGGCGGCCATGGCGCGCCGCAGCGCGACGGGGAACGATCGCCGCGTCTGCGGACCGTTCCCGGGCCGCGTCGGCCCGAGGATCCCCTCCCCTCCGCGGAGGACACCATCGAGCTGACGCCGCTGCCCGGGTTCGACGAGGAGCGCTCGGGTTCGGCCGCGGCGCAGGACGGTGAGGACGGCAGCGACCAGGACTCCGGGACGGACCGCCCTGCGGCGCAGCAGCCGACGCGCGGCCGCCGCGGCGGCAAGGACGGTCGCAGCACCCGCAGCAAGGGCTCCAAGCGCGCGAGCGTGCCCAGCTGGGACGAGATCGTCTTCGGCTCGCGCCACGACTGA
- a CDS encoding DUF3159 domain-containing protein: protein MSALPPSPSRGHQTDRPEGRGPGRGHGLGAAVEDDRFSVAAAVGGWQGVAESVLPTLIFVVLFLITGTITVPAIAAGAVVLLALIIRAVRREPLGSAIGGLLGVALGAVWALRSGQGTDFYAPGLVINAVTLAILLISVAVRRPLVALVIAVLDPRVADWAEDPEARRTYTRATLVMAGLYALKLAVQLPLYLSGSVAALGTAKLAMGLPLFALVVWIIWMMHRTLLLRRGDRQP from the coding sequence ATGAGCGCCCTTCCTCCGTCGCCCTCCCGGGGCCACCAGACGGACCGGCCCGAGGGGCGCGGCCCCGGCAGGGGCCACGGGCTCGGCGCCGCCGTCGAGGATGACCGGTTCTCCGTCGCCGCCGCTGTCGGCGGGTGGCAGGGCGTGGCCGAATCGGTGCTGCCCACGCTGATCTTCGTGGTGCTGTTCCTGATCACCGGCACGATCACGGTGCCCGCGATCGCCGCCGGGGCTGTGGTGCTGCTGGCTCTCATCATCCGGGCGGTCCGCCGCGAACCCCTCGGTTCCGCGATCGGTGGTCTGCTCGGGGTGGCGCTCGGCGCCGTGTGGGCGCTGCGCTCCGGGCAGGGCACCGACTTCTACGCCCCCGGTCTGGTGATCAACGCGGTCACCCTGGCCATCCTGCTGATCTCGGTCGCGGTGCGACGCCCCCTGGTCGCGCTGGTGATCGCGGTGCTGGACCCGCGGGTGGCGGACTGGGCCGAGGATCCGGAGGCGCGGCGCACCTACACCCGCGCCACCCTGGTGATGGCCGGTCTGTACGCGCTCAAACTCGCCGTGCAGCTGCCCCTGTATCTGTCGGGCAGTGTGGCGGCACTCGGCACCGCGAAGCTCGCGATGGGGCTGCCCCTCTTCGCACTGGTGGTGTGGATCATCTGGATGATGCACCGCACCCTGCTGCTGCGCCGCGGCGACCGGCAGCCCTGA
- a CDS encoding DUF3093 domain-containing protein, with translation MTDTARDRTASAVYRERLSPGAFALLVAAFFGASLGVLLVPLSAVAAGIVALLGAVLVPAALVATSPVVEVTDERWRVGRAQIDRGLLGAPQTLEGADWDLAMGPGFAPREFHCTRGWIRGGIRVPLEDPRDPHPAWVVSSRHPDRLARALSTEDDASTA, from the coding sequence ATGACCGACACCGCCCGTGACCGCACCGCCTCCGCCGTCTACCGGGAGCGCCTGTCCCCCGGTGCGTTCGCGCTACTGGTGGCGGCGTTCTTCGGGGCCTCCCTGGGGGTGCTGCTGGTGCCGCTGTCGGCGGTGGCGGCAGGGATCGTGGCGCTGCTGGGTGCGGTGCTGGTCCCTGCTGCTCTCGTGGCCACCAGCCCTGTGGTGGAGGTGACGGATGAGCGCTGGCGGGTGGGGCGGGCACAGATCGACCGTGGCCTGCTGGGTGCTCCGCAGACCCTCGAGGGTGCGGACTGGGACCTGGCCATGGGACCCGGGTTCGCGCCGAGGGAGTTCCACTGCACGCGCGGGTGGATCCGCGGCGGCATTCGCGTACCGCTCGAGGATCCCCGCGACCCACATCCCGCCTGGGTGGTCTCCAGCCGCCACCCGGACCGGTTGGCGCGGGCGCTGAGCACCGAGGACGACGCCTCCACCGCCTGA
- a CDS encoding DNA-binding protein: protein MTRSTAPGAHRLLDRLRHAFASSDVLDAEQAREEARRHGYDVVTDVRDRRKVRLLGFVSSQVVQPAGAPPSVEIDLTDGTGTITVVWLGRERITGLGPGSRIAVEGFAALRGHSRVMYNPRYEILGVPGEEER from the coding sequence ATGACGCGCTCCACCGCCCCGGGGGCGCATCGTCTGCTGGACCGGTTGCGCCACGCCTTCGCCTCCAGCGACGTGCTGGACGCCGAACAGGCACGTGAGGAGGCCCGACGCCACGGGTACGACGTCGTCACCGACGTGCGCGATCGGCGCAAGGTGCGACTGCTGGGATTCGTCAGCTCCCAGGTGGTCCAGCCCGCCGGGGCGCCGCCCTCGGTGGAGATCGACCTCACCGACGGCACCGGCACCATCACGGTGGTGTGGTTGGGACGCGAACGCATCACCGGGCTGGGGCCCGGTTCCCGCATCGCCGTGGAGGGCTTCGCCGCCCTGCGCGGTCACTCCCGCGTGATGTACAACCCGCGCTACGAGATCCTCGGGGTGCCGGGCGAGGAGGAGCGATGA
- a CDS encoding GNAT family N-acetyltransferase, whose translation MAERTEPSRTAPPYPAHWEADIGLADGTAAHVRPIRPSDADALQAFHVAQSEQSRYLRFFAPMPRLSERELTRFTHVDHDRRVALVALIGDAIVGVARYDAVGEDEAEVAFNVSDHHQGKGLGSILLEHLAAAARERGIHVFTAEVLPQNTRMLNTFTEAGYDVRRAYDDGVVMVEFRIDPTQRSRAVMAEREHRAEARAVERLLQPRSVLVVGGSIRDGSLAHRLLRSLVDSAYDGAVHVVARDDLEVMGLNTYGRISDVPGPVDVAVLALAPARCVHAVEDCGRAGVGALIVPTDGFADAGEDGIALQRELTTRARRWGMRLLGPASFGVLRTGEDPLNLSLSPRMPRPAPIALAVQSTPLAAMALAAADARGLGVREMVASGNRADVSVNDCLQRWIDADDLDVVGAVLESLGNPRKFARIARRMVAQRPLVVLRPPSLGSAAPPGHTVRTSDLPRRAMDQVLDAAGVVRTGDIDEFTDVLEMIARQGVPTGPRVGLLSNSPALGASLRGAAEVHGLQVVKERRDVPLAGEPRLVERAFTGLAATGDVDLVVVGVLDPLGEDLEAMVRSIGRIARGSGVPVVIALVTDLGSRAPVLQTVRDDLQLPPVHATPARAVRAAAGALRARRRPDDGDDPASREDTDLRGARRLVEQALDRSHGRPVEMGEEELTTLLAAVGLELVVSRPAGDIEQALAGASEIGYPVALKSTDPVLRHRADLGGVRLGIPDAVQLRHAVEAMQRDLAFSDAPFTVQRMAPPGVPVVVRSTEDPSLGPVIAFSVAGDATELLDDIAYATPPLTEQQAARLVREPRSSRRLEGVRGLPPADVEALRDLVIRVGLLADAVPELALLELYPVVVATTGVHVVGARARLAPAPNRSDGVRRTLGA comes from the coding sequence ATGGCAGAGCGCACGGAGCCCTCTCGGACGGCCCCGCCGTACCCGGCCCACTGGGAGGCCGACATCGGCCTGGCCGATGGCACCGCTGCGCATGTGCGGCCGATCCGCCCCTCTGACGCCGATGCTCTGCAGGCCTTCCACGTCGCGCAATCCGAGCAGTCCCGGTACCTGCGGTTCTTCGCCCCGATGCCGCGACTGTCGGAGCGGGAGCTCACTCGTTTCACCCACGTCGACCACGATCGCAGGGTGGCGCTGGTCGCGCTGATCGGCGACGCCATCGTCGGTGTCGCCCGCTATGACGCCGTCGGCGAGGACGAGGCGGAGGTCGCCTTCAACGTCTCCGATCACCACCAGGGCAAGGGCCTGGGGTCGATCCTGCTGGAGCACCTGGCCGCCGCCGCTCGTGAACGCGGTATCCACGTCTTCACCGCGGAGGTCCTGCCGCAGAACACCCGGATGCTGAACACCTTCACCGAGGCGGGGTACGACGTGCGCCGTGCCTACGACGATGGTGTGGTGATGGTCGAATTCCGCATTGACCCCACCCAGCGGTCCCGCGCGGTGATGGCAGAGCGGGAGCACCGGGCGGAAGCCCGCGCTGTGGAACGGCTGCTGCAGCCCCGCTCCGTGCTGGTCGTCGGCGGTTCCATCCGGGACGGGTCCCTCGCCCATCGTCTGCTGCGCTCCCTCGTCGACTCCGCCTATGACGGCGCTGTGCATGTCGTCGCCCGCGACGACCTGGAGGTGATGGGGCTGAACACCTACGGCCGCATCAGCGACGTGCCCGGGCCGGTGGATGTGGCGGTGTTGGCGCTCGCCCCGGCACGGTGCGTGCATGCGGTCGAGGACTGCGGCCGCGCCGGCGTGGGCGCGCTGATCGTCCCCACCGACGGCTTCGCCGACGCGGGGGAGGACGGCATCGCGTTGCAGCGGGAGCTCACCACCCGCGCCCGACGGTGGGGCATGCGACTGCTGGGGCCCGCTTCCTTCGGGGTGCTGCGCACCGGTGAGGATCCTCTGAACCTGTCGCTCTCTCCGCGGATGCCGCGGCCGGCGCCGATCGCCCTGGCCGTGCAGTCGACCCCCCTGGCGGCGATGGCCCTGGCCGCCGCCGACGCCCGCGGCCTCGGGGTGCGGGAGATGGTCGCCAGCGGCAACCGCGCCGACGTGTCCGTCAACGACTGCCTGCAACGGTGGATCGATGCCGATGACCTCGACGTGGTCGGTGCCGTCCTGGAATCCCTCGGCAACCCCCGCAAGTTCGCGCGGATCGCCCGCCGGATGGTGGCGCAGAGGCCCCTCGTGGTGCTGCGGCCCCCGAGCCTCGGCTCCGCCGCGCCGCCCGGGCACACGGTGAGGACCTCCGACCTTCCCCGCCGCGCCATGGACCAGGTGCTCGACGCCGCCGGGGTGGTGCGCACCGGGGACATCGACGAGTTCACCGATGTGCTGGAGATGATCGCCCGGCAGGGGGTGCCGACCGGCCCCCGGGTGGGTCTGCTGTCGAACTCCCCGGCTCTGGGGGCTTCGCTGCGCGGTGCCGCGGAGGTCCACGGCCTGCAGGTCGTGAAGGAACGTCGCGATGTGCCGCTGGCGGGGGAGCCCCGCCTGGTGGAGCGGGCGTTCACCGGCCTTGCCGCCACCGGTGACGTGGATCTGGTGGTGGTCGGGGTCCTCGATCCGCTGGGGGAGGACCTGGAGGCGATGGTCCGCAGCATCGGCCGGATCGCCCGCGGCTCCGGCGTCCCGGTGGTGATCGCCCTGGTGACGGACCTCGGATCGCGGGCCCCGGTGCTTCAGACCGTCCGGGATGACCTGCAGCTGCCGCCGGTGCACGCGACCCCGGCGCGTGCGGTGCGGGCGGCTGCGGGGGCGCTGCGTGCCCGCCGCCGACCCGACGATGGTGATGATCCCGCCTCCCGCGAGGACACGGACCTGCGGGGCGCCCGGCGGCTGGTCGAGCAGGCCCTGGACCGCAGCCACGGCCGACCGGTCGAGATGGGCGAGGAGGAGCTCACGACGCTGCTGGCGGCCGTGGGGCTGGAGCTCGTGGTCTCCCGCCCGGCGGGCGACATCGAGCAGGCTCTCGCCGGGGCGTCAGAGATCGGATACCCGGTGGCGCTCAAGAGCACCGACCCGGTGCTGCGGCATCGGGCGGACCTCGGTGGGGTACGGCTGGGCATCCCCGATGCGGTGCAGCTGCGGCACGCCGTCGAGGCCATGCAGCGGGATCTCGCGTTCTCGGACGCCCCGTTCACGGTGCAGCGGATGGCTCCCCCCGGGGTGCCGGTGGTGGTGCGTTCCACCGAGGATCCGTCCCTCGGTCCGGTGATCGCGTTCTCCGTGGCGGGGGATGCGACGGAACTGCTCGACGACATCGCCTACGCGACCCCGCCGCTGACCGAACAGCAGGCCGCCCGTCTGGTGCGCGAACCGCGCTCCTCCCGCCGTCTCGAGGGGGTGCGGGGCCTGCCCCCGGCCGATGTCGAGGCCCTGAGGGATCTGGTGATCCGGGTGGGGCTGCTCGCCGACGCGGTGCCGGAGTTGGCCCTGCTGGAGCTGTATCCCGTGGTGGTGGCGACCACCGGGGTGCATGTGGTGGGGGCGCGGGCCCGCCTTGCCCCGGCCCCGAACCGCAGCGACGGGGTGCGGCGCACACTCGGCGCCTGA
- a CDS encoding DUF4193 domain-containing protein, whose translation MATDYDAPRKNDDDTSEDSIEELKGRRNEAANPTVDEDEAEAADGFELPGADLSNEELSVRVLPRQADEFTCGSCFLVKHRSQIDHVEGNLIICKECAA comes from the coding sequence ATGGCCACTGACTACGACGCCCCGCGCAAGAACGACGACGACACCTCCGAGGACTCCATCGAGGAGCTCAAGGGTCGGCGGAACGAGGCGGCGAACCCGACCGTCGACGAGGATGAGGCAGAGGCCGCCGACGGGTTCGAGCTCCCGGGTGCCGATCTGTCCAACGAGGAGCTGTCGGTGCGGGTGCTTCCGCGACAGGCCGACGAGTTCACCTGTGGTTCCTGCTTCCTGGTGAAGCACCGCAGCCAGATCGACCACGTCGAGGGCAACCTCATCATCTGCAAGGAGTGCGCCGCCTGA
- the dut gene encoding dUTP diphosphatase, which yields MHSDDHSVDTAVRPPRPAAVVELPVVLEDGAVMPSRAHADDAGLDLTSSEDVELPPGGRALVGTGVRVALPEGTVGLVCPRSGLAARHGVTVLNGPGVVDAGYRGELRVALINTDQRVGATIRRGDRIAQLLVMPVLLPQPTAVAELTETTRAAAGFGSTGTLAATEVH from the coding sequence ATGCACAGTGATGACCACAGCGTGGACACCGCCGTCCGGCCACCGCGCCCCGCGGCCGTCGTCGAACTGCCCGTCGTCCTCGAGGACGGCGCGGTGATGCCGTCCCGCGCGCATGCCGATGACGCCGGACTGGATCTCACCAGCTCCGAGGATGTGGAGCTCCCTCCCGGCGGTCGGGCCCTGGTGGGCACGGGCGTGCGGGTGGCCCTGCCGGAGGGCACCGTCGGTTTGGTGTGCCCCCGATCGGGTCTCGCTGCCCGACACGGTGTGACCGTGCTGAACGGCCCCGGGGTGGTGGATGCCGGATACCGCGGAGAGCTGAGGGTCGCCCTGATCAACACGGACCAGCGGGTCGGCGCGACGATCCGTCGCGGGGACAGGATCGCCCAGTTGCTGGTGATGCCGGTGCTGTTGCCGCAGCCGACAGCGGTGGCCGAACTCACCGAGACCACGCGCGCCGCAGCCGGCTTCGGCTCCACCGGCACACTCGCCGCGACGGAGGTGCACTGA
- a CDS encoding potassium channel family protein: MRIVVIGAGAVGRSVARELLAKGHRVALVDRDADEARRAKVPEAEWFRGDAAELHVLADARLETAEVMVAATGDDKVNLVVSLLARTEFGVPRTVARVNHPANEWMYDSTWGVDVAVSTPRIMTALVEEAVSVGRAVPLFSFAGSSTRMLEITLPDASPMVGRTVGSVPWPSRCVLVGIIRDGQPQAPTRHDVLEADDELLFLATVDDTTRLERLLVPEEVEASTDALPVLRRSEIEEPPEPVA; encoded by the coding sequence GTGAGGATCGTGGTGATCGGGGCGGGCGCCGTGGGACGCTCGGTGGCGCGGGAACTGCTGGCCAAGGGCCATCGGGTGGCCCTCGTGGATCGCGACGCCGATGAGGCGCGGCGGGCGAAGGTGCCGGAGGCGGAGTGGTTCCGGGGGGATGCCGCCGAGCTGCATGTGCTCGCCGACGCCCGGTTGGAGACCGCCGAGGTGATGGTCGCCGCGACCGGCGACGACAAGGTGAACCTGGTGGTGAGCCTGCTGGCGCGCACCGAGTTCGGGGTGCCGCGCACGGTGGCCCGCGTGAACCATCCCGCGAACGAATGGATGTACGACAGCACCTGGGGTGTGGACGTCGCGGTGTCGACACCCAGGATCATGACGGCCCTGGTGGAGGAGGCCGTGTCGGTGGGGCGGGCTGTCCCGCTGTTCTCCTTCGCCGGGTCGAGCACGCGCATGCTGGAGATCACTCTCCCCGATGCGAGCCCGATGGTCGGCCGGACCGTGGGCTCGGTGCCCTGGCCCTCCCGCTGCGTGCTGGTGGGGATCATCCGCGACGGGCAGCCGCAGGCGCCGACCCGGCACGATGTGCTGGAGGCCGACGACGAGCTGCTGTTCCTGGCGACGGTGGATGACACCACCCGGCTGGAGCGGTTGCTGGTGCCGGAGGAGGTGGAGGCCAGCACGGATGCTCTTCCGGTGCTGCGGCGCAGCGAGATCGAGGAGCCGCCCGAACCGGTGGCGTGA